In Rhodamnia argentea isolate NSW1041297 chromosome 5, ASM2092103v1, whole genome shotgun sequence, the DNA window CTACTTCGGATTGAGAGGGAGTATTAAcgtgtaattatatgtatatttgggtattttgcaattgtgtttatttataccctcattgtaattagtcactcatataaatacatattatgcAATCCTAATTTAGGTTGAGCTACCATAAACactaaaatgccaaaaaaattaatattaaatattaataaattttgtccACATCGAGCCGATCGATAGTGCCATGTTGAATATCTAGcgtcacatcaacgatttttaGACAAAATTGGCTAAACGATTTATATTGgcaaaccataaaaaaaaaaaaaattaagactgaattgacacaaattaaaaggttaaaaactaaattgacacaaatacaataaattttttacttttatagcAATTTTTGCCTATTTTAGGCAAGGTATAAAAGCTTCACAATATTACTTGTCGACCCAATGGTGAAATGCATTGAGACCATAGTCATGATTCGCCAAAGTTACCGTGATAATAAAACCTCTATATGGCCAATGAAAGATATCTGACACATTCATATGTGCTCATTCTGCAAGATATCTCATAGACATTCCAAATAGGATCCTCTATACTTCACAAAAACTTCCATAACAAAGATTATCGAAATGAATGACATCGAACTGTAACTACCAAGAAGCATCCCCATGGCGGAATGAACAGCGGATGGAGGAAAAGAACACAAAAGGATACAAAAACCGGTGAGAGTGTGTCGTCTCACGCTTTGTAGGATCAAATGTATGACCGTATGAATAACAAAAACATCCGAAAATAATCTACAGTGTACTTCTACAGGCAGCAATCAATTCCTCCTGCTTCACTACCACTAATCTACTATTTTCGCCACAAATGCTTGGATAAACTTCTGAAGTTCGAAGATAATGGCCAGGCCTCACTGTCAGACTAGTATTCCGTCTCCAGAACTCCATCAATGAGTCCAAATTCCATGGCCTGCAATACAAAATAATGAGTTTAATACTACTTCTATCTGTACAGACTAGAGCTATGAATATTTAATGGTGATAATATCAAAATCATCAGTTGCCAGAAAGATAATTGGAAAATCACCAGAGAAATGATCTAGTGAAGGTATTGTGTGTGAGAAAATCTAATCTAAAAGATTAAGACTGACAATTGGAGGGCAACCACGTGAATATAAAGTCCGTTGAAACCCCATAAAAAAGTAATATGGATACTTCTGCAAACCGGACTAAAAATGCCCCATGAAATTTACAAATCGGGAGGCAGCTCACAAATGAAATTACCTGGGGTGAAACCTAACTCCTATGTGTTATAAACtccaacctaaaaaaaaaaaatggagaggtGGAGcgagactacatgaatataaagccCATTGAAACCCATAATTAGGTGATGTGGGCTACTTCATCGGTGTGAACAAAGGACAGTGATGCAAAAGTTAAATAATGTAATTGGTGCTTCAAGATTCACTAAGGCATTACTGCATTACATTTGAATAACTCAAACACAGGTCAAGAATCCACCATGATAAAGTCAGTGGATATTAGCTGGTTGAATAAGTTTAACACTACTTTTTACCTATTTCCTCTGTGCTATGTATACGTAAGACTCCTAGGAAATATATCTGGCATGAATAGTGATTGGCTGCTTGCTGCCTCCTACTTCGTCATCCATACTATCCTAATAAACAGTCCTCTAAATAAATtcgtaatgaaaaaaaatgtccaatctTTTCCCCTATAGTATTGAATCAACTAAAAAAGAGGTCAGTCCCAAGTGCCCCTTTTGTGTGATCCAACTGACCAGCCCAACTTTTATAGGTCCTTCATTTGACCTCCTGCAGTGGTCCTCGCTTTTAATAAAGTGGAGCACTAGTTTTCCCATTTATTAAAATATACAAAACGATCTAATCATGCCACCTTGAAAAACGTGCAAAGTGCCAGTGATTTTAaaggaaaatttagaaaaaactAATCATGCCACCTGAAAGAATGTGCAAAGTGCTGGTGATAATCGAGGAACAGGATTCAGCAAAATTACCTCAGAAACAGATAAGAAACGATCCCTCTCCGTGTACTGCTGCACTTTCTCAAGGGGTTGACCAGTAAAAGCAGCatacattttgtcaattttctgcAACAGATTATCCGCAAAAGATCAAGTTGTTGAGATTGCAACAAACACCTCAATATTGAGCCGACAcaacaaaaagtcataaaaaggACAACTTGATATTTGTGAAAATGAAATATGATGGCATTGCATGACATAAATCTAACTTTCTCATAGTCTGCTAATGTTCTGTACATGTTTTCCAAGAAGCTAGACAATAATTAACGAGCTAACCAAAATAAGTTTGCATCTTCCACTCAAACATCccgagaagagaaaaaaagaggtTCGTTTTCCCTCAAGAAACTGCAGAATACAAGAACTGAGAAGATTTGAGAAAGGGATACAAACATGGCGAGATTGAACTGCTTCATTCACTTGGCGCCTAACATCCTCAACATGGCCCTACAAGAAGAATAATGTGGAATCAGCCCCATGATGACCAATATGTACTCACTTAAAACTATGCAACCATGTCTCGGCTATATCATAGTTTTTCAAGTAAAATTACCCTCCTCCATGTACATAAGCTGCCTATCTGAAACAAATTAAACTGGAGATCAAGCGAAGCGTCAAAAACAAGGTAACTAAGCCTGGTCATTGCAGCTAAAGGATATGGCAACCAGCTCAACATTAAAGCGCTACCACAAAACTGTAACACAGATACAGCAAGTAGGTATTCCCATGTAAAGCAATATAAGACTAACAGAAATTAAACTAGCAACCAAACTGTATGATGTGACCAGAGAAAACTTAGGCATCCTCAACCTTTAAATCCCTACAACCAAACCTTTTGATGTGTACGGAAAATGTAGCTAGTCCCATCCAAAGCAATATAAGGTACAGAAATCGAATGAGCAACCAATCTCACTGGCTGAGGCTGTTGCAGTGAAGGCTCCAACAGATGCCACGTTACATTCAATCATAATAAGGGGAAACAAATTCAAGGATATTTAAGCAGCAGAGGTACACTGAATTTAACAAATATGTCCTCATATATATAATACATATCATCGGAATAGGTCAGGCAATCAAAGTCTGACTGCTGCTATGCGACTAACCTGCCTCCAGGCATCAACAAAGTTAATCTTTGATTAATAATTAGCTTTGTCTTTTGGTTTCCTCGATGAGGAGTGGCACAGGGAATGTCAATAGATAAgagaaaaattacttttaaagGGTGGAAAAAACATAGGAATTTGACATATGAAATAAGCATGCAAAACTTCAGTTTCGATTCAGCCAGGGACGATGGAAGTTCGGAGATGAATTGACTATGATCAAGTTTCCTTAAGGGAACTAGAACATAGGAAAAAGACAATCTGACACATtttaaaagaagagaaataaaaagggaaCACTTTTGGATGAAACAGAAAGTTAGATGTAAAACAAGAACAGTTAATGAAACTTAACTGTCTACTGGTATGCGACCAACcttcaaattttggtttttaaTTTGTTTCCATTCCTGAGTTATCATTCTGTGGTCCCCACCCAAAGGCAAGTTTCCCCActgcttcttccttcttcaaatGCAACCAAGCTCAGCAATGTCTCCTGatctattttcttgttttttccacATTTTATGAAGAAAGAGAGTTTCATTGTTGATAAAGATCAACTCCATGGATGAAGTGTAATGGAGCTTCACAAGCCTGGATGAGGCTTTGTGGAGGTCACAAAGCATCACATAGCCTCAGTTGTGGCTTGGTGAGGAATCGCTCAAAACTGTGAAGCTTCACGGAGCTTACAGCCCAACTCTCTGAAGAGCTGTGGAGTTTTTCTTAATGAGTTGAGTATTTTTAATTGCAAACAAGGTCAAATGTAGTCATATAAAATATGGTAGTTTTGATGCTATTGCAACAGGAGGTTCGGGACCACCTTTACTGGCCaatggagaaaaattgaaatatccTGAATTCAAGGGGGGGAGATGAGTTCAGAATCAGTCTTACCTATCCTGAATTCAAGGGGGGGAGATGAGTTCAGAATCAGTCTTACCTATTTGATGTGATAAAACTTAAGCTTcacatttcaaatttaaaatgttcAACTCACATGCAAGTTGATTATTGGGAAACATAAGTGGCATACATATGACACGGACCGGTTGTTCCATGTCCCAGGTGGGCAAGTTCTCCGGTGATTGTGCACTCTTATGAGTGGAGCTTGTGGTGTCATCATGGTGAGTGAGCGATATAGAGGGAAAAGAAGCAACAAGGTTGTAGGGGTGGCGTCAACGTGGGTTGTACTTGGGAGTTCGGGATAGAAAGATTATATCTCTAGGGAGCTCTTAAGGTGGTGTTGGCCTCCCGTGTACAAACCGGTCGGGAGCTAATGCCGTTCTCTTGATGAGGCCATGACAGGCCGAAACCAATTACGGTGCTGAATGTGTTCTACTCATCTCGCACGATGTACGGATACCCGAGCTAAGCTGGGCGTGATATGATCCAATATAGGAAAGTTATTCACCTAACTGTTCTTTGGGACAACTAAAGAAGGAAGGCTGGCTTGGCTTGGCTTGGCTTGCCAAGCGCCGCACAAGCTAATTCCGCGATTGAAATTTGTTGGCCCGTGACACATACATGTTGGACTTGAATCTTGACAGCATTAACTTTcggcatactttttttttttttttttttttatgatccaggATCCGCCAGTCGTAATCGAGTTTCGCcatttccgacggcgactatatctggagggaggctagcccctgcatccaccagcaagggccccccacttaagtccgagaaacgtgttgggagagtttcgaaccccCGACCGTGGCTTACGCCGGCGCCAAAGGGTTcgattctcaccaaacacgccatgcTCGTTGTGGGTAACTTTCGGCATACTTTGATCATGCTTGCTTCACGAAATGTGGAAACGGGGAATAATTAAAGAGATTACCAAAAGGAAATTACCCTTAACTACATACGTTGATTATTTAAATAATAGATTGAAATGAACTTAAATTAGCTGCCATTGCTTCATGATGGCAGTGATCTTCCCTTGGATTAAACCTGTTCATTAGCTACCAACTCTATGGTCCCATCCATCATTCATGCAGCAGACTTGGGCACGGCTTTTAGCTCATCAGACCCCACTAAGCCCAGCTAACAGTTGGACAGGCTTGCACATAGCGTCTCGTTGAAATATCCTTGCCCGTGCAATTCTATTCTAGcctcaaaaaaatttaggtcgGGCCcatgcattcttttcttttcattttttttttctatcggTGGGCTCAGACAACACTTTGTGAGCCCAAAGTTGGCCCCATGCAGCCCAGCCTGACCAATGGACCTTGGAATTTCCCCCAAGTCCCACCTAGCCGACCCATTTATCACCTTTGCTCTCGGACAATGTCAATTGTCAATGCCCCTTTGCACATCATTGGCAAAAGAGTGACCTTATGGTCGGTTTTTACCAACAAATGGCTAGCCATATTATCATTGGCTATTCCAGCGAGACTACCCATCAAAGACATTGAGTGAAACAAGTGGCATGAGTTGAAAGAACAATCCAATCATGCTTGCACACATTAAAACTAACTCATCTTATGTCGAACATGTATAAGATTAAAACACTGTGCTTTACAGAGTTACATGGGCTAAAGCATACACATCACAGAACAGTACTTGCAAAGTAACCTTTAATCCTATTCACAAGGACACAGAGCGTCTACTTCTGGTCTCAAAAGGATCCAAACTTTGTTTCTCACTCATGTCTATAATCTTTGTAAGGATCACAAATAGCATCTAAAGTGCAATCTAAGCAAGAGCGGTAGCTAAGCAAAAAAGACTGTAGATGAAAATTTCCCATGATTGCTAAAATAGCCTACAAACAAGAGATTATAATGCTGAGACTGAAATAACATATCTTTCAGACTCATTACGAGAACCAAGCTAGAATGATCAGCTTTGCTGTCAAAGGGACTTCAATTAGTTGATTGAAAGCCAAAAGTAGGTTCCAAGACCAACAGGCACTTGTCAAAGGAATATCAGATCAATCAAAGCAGGCAAGCTCAAACAGAAAGATATTTTAGACTCCAAAAGTTTGAAGGTTCTAGTGCATGCTCTGCTCTTCATAAGCACTACCTCTTTAAGTAAGTTTGCTGTGTTTGGTGAGAGGTGAAACAGAGGTTCATATGCTTTAGGTTAGATTATCTCATACTCACAAAAACATGCTTCCtcaagggggagagagagagagagagagagattgaaaccataccccACATCCACTTTGAGGCTGATGTATCATGATCCGTGCATTTGGCATCGAATAACGCATTCCCTTCTCTCCACCAGCAAGAAGAAGTGCTCCTTGGCTTGCTGCCACTCCAAAACAAACTGTACCAACCTTTGGCTTTATCTGGAAACATGTAGAATGTCTATAAATGCTTTGGGCATAGAAATCAAAGGTGATTTCTATGAAGGGTGTTAAGAGGTTGTTGATTCACAGCTCTACAGACTTGTCAATGCAGAGAAGACCAATAAGTTTGCCCAAGTTTGTCATATAGGCCATGTAAATGTAACTAACACAGCACTATAGGATGCTCTGCAACAGTTGCGTCATTAACCTTAGATCGTGAACATGCAAATAATTAGCTTAGTGCCACTCACTTCCATTCTTATGATCTCATCATAAGTAGAATTGAATTTTTAGGAGCCAATGTTCCCAGAAGACATGGGCCGCCCTTATATGTCATAAAAGTTACATTGTCGTCCCAGAAAAGTGTACCTCCTTCTTCAGCCATATATTcccactaaaaaaaaacataaaaaagaaaaagaaaaaaagggagtgGGAAGCACAAGGGATGATAAGAGATCGGTTTCCCTCCTTAGCACAACCAACATATTTCTCAGACATGCCCTTTAACTCTCCCCTCTTAAACTTCCAATAAAGACTTCCATCAAAAACTGCAACACTCAAGCAACAGTTTGACTTTCTTAACTAACCTAATCTGTCCCCATACTTAGAAGCATCTCCCTTTAATTATCTGGATCAAGCGGCACAGCGTGAACAATTGTATTGACTTATAACTTAGAAAGGATTGCTGTGAAGGTCTTCAAACTATGTTGGGAAGTCATATGATCTAAGAATTGTGTCATTATGCATATGGCCTGAGGATATGTTATCACAAAGGATAACCATATGCAGAAAACTCTTACCCAAGACATGCAATCATAAATTGCCAACACTGAGTATGTGCTTCCACCGGGGCAATTCAGATACATCTGAAAAAGCAAATTGACGCATCAAAAAACTAGTTACAAATAAAGTTTTGCAAGGGGTTCTTACAATTATCGATAGGAGTACAGCACCAGTATATCTGCATCCTCGTCAATGGTCGCAAGAGTCACAAGCTGTGATATAACCTGCTGAGCCACCTGTGAGTTGACTGGCTGCCCAACGAAAATTATGCGGTTTCTAAATAACACAGATGAGAGGTCCAGTGGTCCTCCAGGAGTCATTACTGCAGGCATTACAGGAGGGTTACCCTTTTTGGCTTCTATTGCACCACGACTGTCCATGACAAAATGCAATAAACTCATACTCATACTTCTAGTACATAGTAGTGCAAATTTAGTGGGAAGTATTGAATCTGCTGTTATACCAATAGCTGAATTCAAAAATTgatgaggaaaatggatgaaagaGACGCATGTTCAATAATGATGCAGGAGCATCTGGTTCTATGAAACAACTATCGAACCCAACTCAGGTTTCATCGATTAACGGCCGAATCAGTACTCAAGCAAGCAAAGGCAAATTTCGGCCACAACTTAACTCAATGGGTCCAAGGTTGAAGATGCCAACTATGAATGGTAGGCATCGAAGCACAAGATTTGTTGCTGAAGTGAGCTAGTGGACAACCTAGTATGCTGATGTGCTACCAGGTGTCTGCAGGTTGATTCCCATGGATGTTTATTGATCTTCCAAGATGGTTGTTTGACTACCAAGACTGGTGCACAATTTGGAGAATCAAGTCCAAGGTACTATGTATCTAGTCCTAGTAATTATGAATCTCAAGTGTGTTGTCAGTTTCAAGCCATAGTTTTATAAGTCTTAAGTGTGTTGTTAATTTCCATAAGTCATAATAGTATGCAACTAATCCCAGAGTCATTATTGTCTGCTAAATGTCAGAGTCATAGATTCCAAGAGTCATTTAGGTTTTGTTTAGTCCCTAAGCAAAGTGTCTATACAAATAGGGAGTGATCTCCCATGTCACAGTAGACTTGAATTTTGATGAATCCATGACATTTCCTCAAGTAAGTGAATTTATACATTCGGTTCTTTATCCAATTTCTTAGGTGGTGAACCTTGAGTTCGTTATCCTTGACTGGCGGCGTGCTCCTTTATGCCTAAGTGGCGAATTTCTTTATCCTCGGCTGGTGCCATGTGCCTTTATGCCTAGGTGGTGAATTGGGTTCTTTATCCTTGGCTGAGGTGTGATCCTTTAAGTCTTAGTGGTGAACTTCATCTATCCCAACTTCATTTTCCGCTCACGCATGCCCATTTAAAACCCTTCCATCTACCATTTCCAAAAAACGCTTACCATACACTTATCcctaaaaatgaatttcctTATCTCTAAATTCCATCACGAATCAAATAAACATGATAGTCAAAAAATCTCATCCCTACAACACACACCATAAGGAGTCATGCTATCTGGGCAAACTATAGGTTTCACAGATACAAAAGCTTCACCTTCAACAGATTGAGCAAGCATATGCATGGTTCCCAACGAATTCACACAAAATGTTATCATTAATTTAAGTGAAGGCAAAACTTTTCGACTCCGAAGAACACAATACAACATGCTTCATCTtcgagaagaaaagagaggcaACAACATAGTGTAGCATCTATTAACTCTAACCATATCATAGAAAGAAAGGTTAGCATAGTTTACCTCAAATTGGAATCATATAAATCTGTCGTGTCCAACTGTTGAGGCACTCCATAACTTCTACTGGACAATCCTGGAACAAGCACATTCAGTAGCAAGGTTCGTTAACGTCAAAACATAAACATGCAAtcaaccccccccaaaaaaaaagcacattTTTCCTTGCCCTGAGTAGAACAAAAACTTAAATATTATAACAGGAATGAAAGCAGCCCCAGATTTAGCACAGAATAAATCTGAATTTATCCAGCGAATGCATCTGTCATGAACTAGCACATGGACCACAAAGCATTCGTGTGGAgatttagataatatttttgcAAACATCCATACAcccacaaaaaaataccaagtGAAAAAGAGGGTAGCCAAATTAAGTTGAGGCAACGACCAATTGCTGTATGTGGACGTTGCAAAAAGTGCGAAAGCCAACGAAACTCGACAGTATGCAATTAACCAAAAACAAATGGCGAATCGAAGCCCACCTGAGGCCGCGGCGCCGTAAGGCGCCGGCATCCCCATCTCCATGCTCCCCGACACCGCAACGATCCTGGGAAACGAAAGCAACAGGCTGCAGTCATTACTAACACAATCCACAAGCACAAGAGCTGAAGCCCAACTATCTCCATCTCCCCAGTGACGAGCGCACATGAATGCCTCTCTAACTCCGTCCCCGGGAAACCCAAGATGACTGAATGAATCGAGAGCTCAATTAGCCGAGTCCCGTCGTACCTCGAACTCGAAGCAGCGCGAGGAGCGGCATTCGCGGCGGAGCAGGAAAGAGAGGATGCGGGCCTCGAGGCGGAGAAGGGTGCTGGAGCTAGGAGGGCTTGCGATTTGGAAGAGAAACAGCTTGAGCCTGCTGATAGGAAGGCTGATCCTCCATACATGGAAGACATGGTTTCTCTCGGGTTTGGATGATTTCTTTCGACACTGCGAGCacggtgagagagagagcgaactCGGCGAGAGAGATCTTTTCACTATCTGTTTAATCAATtttatctgaatttttttttttttttttggttgaaatttttATCTGAATTGAGAAAACATAAAGTAAACAAAGTTTTAGATAAAACGGGATAACAACatattcatgaattttgatttaatatACAATATAGTTTATGAACTTTCAATTCATTAAATATGACCTCGGACCTTTATtcaaatgtgcaatatcgtcactaaacttttaatttattgaatGAGGATcataaactttatttcaatATGTAATGcggttcttgaactttaaattttgtttaacATGAATCATAAACTTTCGATTTATATTCAATATAATTcatagactatatgaaaatattcaatataatccctaaacttgaattatttgttcaaggattacattaaataaatttaaagttaagGGACGACGTTGCTtgttgggctaaagttcaaagaacgcattgaaaaaattaaaagttcgtaaACCATATTATACATTACaataaagttcatgaatcatttgtatcatttttcctaAATAAATCCAACGTTGCAATAAGTTAACTATAAAATGcactcaataaataaatttacttAACCCCAAACATAAAATGCTATCTTTcgatttaaacaaaaaaaaaacataaaatgctATCCAAGATACATCCATTTTTAGTTCGACCTATTTATAATttatgatttctcttttttctcgcCCTAATATAAATGGGCATGACTCTAGGAGGTAATGAGTGAATaatgaagaaaattaaaaaaaaaaatgagagaaattcGAAGATCATATAATGAAGTGGTTACGAGGGTAGCATGCTGTGAAATAGAAGACACTTTCTGAGTTAGATAAACACGATATTATAGACATATTGAcgaattgaaataatttagcTAATTATTTATTTCCATTAGTGCATAGATTAtctatatttcaatttttcactACAAATTATGCACCCTATTAGTGTTGAAAAACGTTTATATATTCATCTTCAAATGAATGACGGTAATTGCCCTTAGTTTGAtaattgactttttcacgtGT includes these proteins:
- the LOC115737228 gene encoding ATP-dependent Clp protease proteolytic subunit 6, chloroplastic — encoded protein: MSSMYGGSAFLSAGSSCFSSKSQALLAPAPFSASRPASSLSCSAANAAPRAASSSRIVAVSGSMEMGMPAPYGAAASGLSSRSYGVPQQLDTTDLYDSNLSRGAIEAKKGNPPVMPAVMTPGGPLDLSSVLFRNRIIFVGQPVNSQVAQQVISQLVTLATIDEDADILMYLNCPGGSTYSVLAIYDCMSWIKPKVGTVCFGVAASQGALLLAGGEKGMRYSMPNARIMIHQPQSGCGGHVEDVRRQVNEAVQSRHKIDKMYAAFTGQPLEKVQQYTERDRFLSVSEAMEFGLIDGVLETEY